The Solanum pennellii chromosome 4, SPENNV200 genomic interval AGCCAACAAAGTATGTTGTTTCAAAAGACTGAAGAATGTACATATgttcatatttcataatttcaaTCATTTGTTTTGCTGACGATAAAGGGTATAGAACTAATGTGACATAATCCACACCATTATTTACTGCTGACAAGGTAATTCCATATGATGAATAGCTGGCACTGTATGCTAATGTTCAGAAAGTAACCTTTGTCAAGTTCTCAAATAGGCAACACTAGAAATTCGAGTAATATCTCACACGAAGCTAtccttaataaataaaatatagacGATATAGCAAATTTAAGTTGTTAGCTTTTCTTCACAGGGAAAACAATAAGAATTATGTTCTTCAGAAGAAAGCCATCCCTTATGATTCTTAGCATATTTAAAACTCTAAACAAGTTCcgtaaatcataaaattaaagtcAACTTCTATCCAACAACATCAATCTAGCTACAACACAACTAATAAGTCATAAAATTGCAATGACTTGCATGAACAAACTATGCTACTTTACGTCTTCGCCATAAAGAtgcaattttctttttcatttttaatcaagTTCAGCAGAAAGATGAAATCTTTAGTCTCATTCAAGTAAAATTCAGCTATCAATACCTTTTTTCGCTTTCCAGAGACCTTGATTCCACTCCGATCAGACTTCCCCACATTGAAATCAACCGAAGTAACTCCGCCTTCATCCTTAAAAGCAATGTGGGTCGGAGCCAACCCAATTATGCACAATCTTTCAATAACCCAAGTTCAAAAAATCAGCAAAAACTCAATCTTCAAAATTCAAACCAGCAACTAAATCAAAGCAAAAACAAAGCACAAAGAGTTTAATTACTAAGTTCTGTTACCCATTGGCATGTCGATGAACATACTGATCATGCCCAGGTTTCATAAAATCTGCAACAACAATTAAAAAGGAATACAACTCTTCATTTCAACAAGTTTGAGTTCTGAACAACTTAATTCGAACAAAGCAGAGCATCAATTTCATCGAAATTCGAAGTGGGTTTCATTACCAGGAGCAAAATAGGTGACGAAATTGGATTTAACAGCAGAAGGAGGAGAAATTGGGAGGTTTTCTAACTTCGGCACCAAAAGTTTCCTTAGTTCTTCATCTTGTAGTTCTTCAATTAGTGGTTCTGATTTCTGGGCGGTGTCGGAATGAGAGCAAGCAACTATTGCCGGTTTTACATCGTCGAGATTCGAAGTTTGAACAGTGTTGGATTCGTCGGCGTTTTGCTCCGTCATCGGAAATTGGAAGCAACTCCGGCCAGTTGAAGTCGACGGAGGGAGAGTTGAAAGTTGTTTTACTTTGGGGTTTAAGAGAAGTTGAAGGAAAAGAGGGTTAATGGGCCCAATAGGCCCAACTCTTTTGGACCAATCTAAACTACATCAAAGCCATTCTCAATGTTTTTCTAGCCCAGTAATTTAGGAGTGAATCACGTATATTGTTTGCTTTTTCTGGTCAATATACACAGATTATACACTTATTATATACCAtcatacatatattatacaCACGTCTACTTTATAGATTAATCAGTTAGGT includes:
- the LOC107015816 gene encoding protein Simiate, which gives rise to MTEQNADESNTVQTSNLDDVKPAIVACSHSDTAQKSEPLIEELQDEELRKLLVPKLENLPISPPSAVKSNFVTYFAPDFMKPGHDQYVHRHANGLCIIGLAPTHIAFKDEGGVTSVDFNVGKSDRSGIKVSGKRKKNAQHFESNTALCKACTKDGSYIVRCCVKGSLLEVNDRLIKQPELLNSSADREGYIAIIMPRPADWIKAKTTLLGIEEYRELRKDTLQL